The window ACCTGCACCCGGCGCATCGACTCTTGCCATCGTCAATGTATGCCGTCCCGGCGCGAGCCCCTCGGCTACCACCACGACGTCGCGCTTGACCACCATGTCGGCATCGACGGTCAGCGCCGCCACGCCATCGACCCAGAACTGGACGCGTCCCGCATCATTGGGCGGACGCACCACCACCGCGACGATGCCGGTGCCGGAGAATTCGAAACTCACCTGTCCACTTTTTTCGGTGCCGGTCCAGAACACGGCGCCCTTGTCATCGGTGATACGCGTCCAGCCGTCGTTGCGCGACGGCGTCAGGCTGACGGAACGGCGCCAGGAGACGAACTGATAAGCATCGGAATGAAGCGGCGACGGCAGTGGCGCGAGGGGCCCGGCATCCGGGACTCCCGCCTTGTCGGCGTCATCCAGCAGCGCGGTGACGAGACGCGCGGCGACCGCGTGGCCGGCATCGTTGGGATGCGCGGCGTCGACAAGGAAATCCGACCAGCGCAGGCGCCCGGCCGCCATCTCCGGCCACAGCGCATCGCGAAAACTCACCATCGGCAAACGATAGTGCGCACCGATCGGCGCCTGCATCTCCTGCAGGTTGCCGCCGCCTTCCCACATCATGAACAGCAGCAGCAGCGCCGGCGCATTCGGCCGCGCCAGGATCTGCCGCACCAGGCCTTCATACGCCGCTGCATCGGCGCTGGCATCGTTCACCGCGAACTCGATGACAACCAGATCGGGCTTGGCCTCCAGCAGATCGCGCTGCGCGCGGAAGACGCCGTACAGCGAACCGGTGCCGCTGAAACCGGCATTGACCAGGCGAAGCGCGCTGCGCGGAAATTTGTCCTGCCACCAGGCCCGCACCCGCGCGACATAACTGTTCTCCGGCACAGTCGCGAGCGAACCTTCGGTGATCGAGCCGCCGATCACGCCAAGGGTGATCCGCTCGCCACGGCGCGCTTTGGCGAAGACGCGTTGCAGCCGGGTGAAGTCGGCGCCCGGCAGCCGGGACCGTGCGATCATCTCCGGCGTCAACGGATCGCCGACCGCTGCGGCAGCATGGCTCCATCCGAGTCCTAAAATGCAGGAGCCGAGCAGCAAGGTGGCCTTTCGGCGGGACAAACCGGCCGTCTTGCGACGCATGTCGGGCAGCGTCGTCACGCAGGCACGGCGTTCCGCCGCCAGTTGCGGCTAGCTGTGAGGAACGGACGCTCCACCAGGCGATAACAGACCCAGGCGAAGACCAAACCCGCGGTTATCGCCAGCAACGTGAAGGCGATATAGACCAGTGGTTGCTGCACATCGAACAGCCGTTTCGCCACGCCCCACACCGCGGCCACCGCGAAGATGTGGAAGAGATAAAGCGAATAGGACGTATCGCCGATGAACTTCAGCACGGCGCTGCGCGGCAGCCGTCCGGCGACTTCGATCTGCAGGCCGATCAGCACGATGCAGATGGCGGTGGCCGACATCAGGAGATGCACGGGCAACAGTGCATGCTCGGCATTGTCCCAGGGGATGAGATAGAACAGCGCCAGCAGCACCGGCAGCGCGGCAAGCGCCAGAGACCGGGCGAGCGGGCCGCGCATGGCGATACCGGACCGATAGAACTGCGCCAGCACGGTGCCGCAGCAGAAGCCGGCAAGGCTCATGCTGGTGTAGAACGCCTGCACATGGCTGGGATGATTCAGCATCAGGCCGATCGCAATCAGGACAGTGAACAGGCCGCACAGCACCGCGGTGCGCGCGCGTGATTCCAGGAAGAAGAGACTGGCGAACACCACATAGAAGAAGGCTTCGTAGTCCAGCGTCCAGCCGAGCGTCAGCAACGGCGCCTTCGGCTCGATCGAGGGAATGAACAGCAACGACTTGATGAAGCCTTCAAAGCTCGGAACCGTGGTGCGGAACTGGTTCGGCATCGCCAGCGCCAGCACCGTCACCAGCACGGTGGCCGCCCAGTAGGCCGGCACGATGCGGATGGCGCGGCGCCCCAAAAACTCCTGCGGCTTGAAGGTGCCGTGGCCTGCGATCATGGTCATGATGAAGCCGCTGATCACAAAAAACACCTCGACGCCGAGCCGCCCCGTCTTCAGCAGCCCCATGTTGTACTCGGCGATCGGCCATTGCAGCACATGGGTGACCAGCACGCTGAGCGCCGCAAACCCGCGAAGATACTGGATCGACAGCAGTTGCCCGTGTCCATTTACCGTCTCAAAACGAGCCGGAGCCGCAGCGGTCTGTCCCATGGTGGCACGCCCTTTTGCTGTTTGCGCGTTGGTTGGGGACGCCCGTGCAAGCGGTGGGCCGGAGGCCGCGGGATAGAGCGGGATGAGTTTGAGTCGACTCGTTAACAACAACAAACAGCGCTCTCCCTCTCCCCGCGTTTGCGGGGAGAGGGTTGGGGTGAGGGGCTGTATCAAGACACGGAATTCATGGCGACGCCCCCTCACCCGCCGCGCAAAAGCGCGGCGACCTCTCCCCGCACGCGGCAGGGCTGTCCCGGGAAAAATCACGCATAGGTGAACCCCAGCTGATCGGGAGAGAACCTGGGTTTTGGCCTGCTCGGATTGACGGGTGGCGGGGTGTCAATTTCTGCGATCGGTTTTCGCATGAACAGGCGTTGGCAAACGAGCTCAGCGAAACGTAGCTGCAGCATCGGCAAGGAATTCAGACGCCGCGCGAGGCGCAGGAGCAGATAGGCGATCATCGCGGCTATGATTTGCAGCCGAATGGCGTTGTCGTTCTTGCCCATGAACTTGTGGAGGTTGAGATGCTGCTTGATCCAGCGGAACAGGAGCTCGATCTGCCAGCGGCTCTTGTAGAGAGCCGCAATCTCGACTGCCGTGCGTTCGAGATCGTTGGTGATGAGAGTGATCATTCCCCCTTTGTCACGCCTGACCTTGATGCGTCGCAATGGGATCGGCAGACTGGAATCGCCCTTGCTGGCGAGCGAGACATTGGCATCGGCGATGACTCTGAAGCCGTCGCCTATGGTCTTGCGCACGTACCGGGACTTTGTCATGCGCAAGCGCGTGTTCACCTTGACGCGGGTGACGAAGAAAGCCTTGGCAGCATTGATCTTCTTCCACCAGCCAAAGTGATAATAGCCCTTGTCGAAAACGTAGGTCGCACCGGCTTCCAGCTCCGTTTGACGGCCGATCTCGACGTCATTGACGGTCGCCGGCGTAATCTCGACACAACGCGGGACATCGTTCCCTGGATGATAGACGACGTGCATCTTCAGGCCGCGGATACGGCCATTCCATTCGGCCCATTCGCACATCTTGCCCAACGGCACCGGGCTCGAGTCGATCAACCGAACCATCTCGGCCCCTTCCACCCGCGTGTGTCGATCGGCCTTCTTTGCCAGCATCGCGAAAGTTTCCGCGAAAATACTCACCGGACGACGTGCATTCGCACGCGAGAGTGTCGAGCGAGGGGTCTTGCCTACACCCAAATGATAATGCTGATGGGAGTTTGCCTTAGAGGTCGCTTCCACAGCGCGCAGGCTCGTGACCCCGCCCAATTGGGCGCC is drawn from Bradyrhizobium prioriisuperbiae and contains these coding sequences:
- a CDS encoding GDSL-type esterase/lipase family protein — its product is MTTLPDMRRKTAGLSRRKATLLLGSCILGLGWSHAAAAVGDPLTPEMIARSRLPGADFTRLQRVFAKARRGERITLGVIGGSITEGSLATVPENSYVARVRAWWQDKFPRSALRLVNAGFSGTGSLYGVFRAQRDLLEAKPDLVVIEFAVNDASADAAAYEGLVRQILARPNAPALLLLFMMWEGGGNLQEMQAPIGAHYRLPMVSFRDALWPEMAAGRLRWSDFLVDAAHPNDAGHAVAARLVTALLDDADKAGVPDAGPLAPLPSPLHSDAYQFVSWRRSVSLTPSRNDGWTRITDDKGAVFWTGTEKSGQVSFEFSGTGIVAVVVRPPNDAGRVQFWVDGVAALTVDADMVVKRDVVVVAEGLAPGRHTLTMARVDAPGAGAASQTVALAGLGAIGVNRR
- a CDS encoding acyltransferase, producing the protein MGQTAAAPARFETVNGHGQLLSIQYLRGFAALSVLVTHVLQWPIAEYNMGLLKTGRLGVEVFFVISGFIMTMIAGHGTFKPQEFLGRRAIRIVPAYWAATVLVTVLALAMPNQFRTTVPSFEGFIKSLLFIPSIEPKAPLLTLGWTLDYEAFFYVVFASLFFLESRARTAVLCGLFTVLIAIGLMLNHPSHVQAFYTSMSLAGFCCGTVLAQFYRSGIAMRGPLARSLALAALPVLLALFYLIPWDNAEHALLPVHLLMSATAICIVLIGLQIEVAGRLPRSAVLKFIGDTSYSLYLFHIFAVAAVWGVAKRLFDVQQPLVYIAFTLLAITAGLVFAWVCYRLVERPFLTASRNWRRNAVPA
- a CDS encoding IS4 family transposase, whose amino-acid sequence is MQYVNSIFGELLKPIDRRQFREIVERHNGNAYDKTFKSWDHLVAMVGAQLGGVTSLRAVEATSKANSHQHYHLGVGKTPRSTLSRANARRPVSIFAETFAMLAKKADRHTRVEGAEMVRLIDSSPVPLGKMCEWAEWNGRIRGLKMHVVYHPGNDVPRCVEITPATVNDVEIGRQTELEAGATYVFDKGYYHFGWWKKINAAKAFFVTRVKVNTRLRMTKSRYVRKTIGDGFRVIADANVSLASKGDSSLPIPLRRIKVRRDKGGMITLITNDLERTAVEIAALYKSRWQIELLFRWIKQHLNLHKFMGKNDNAIRLQIIAAMIAYLLLRLARRLNSLPMLQLRFAELVCQRLFMRKPIAEIDTPPPVNPSRPKPRFSPDQLGFTYA